One window from the genome of Planifilum fulgidum encodes:
- a CDS encoding carbamoyl phosphate synthase small subunit, whose amino-acid sequence MRAYLVLDTGEVFPGQWLGRPVETRGEVVFTTGMTGYQETLTDPSYAGQVITFTYPLIGNYGVIPGESEGRRPLCAGAVMSEVYDGPGGSLGEWLSKQGVPAIVGVDTRAVAKRVRDRGLVRGVISASPRPPLGDWPDPRSLEWVSRAATEKPLHFPGEAGAPHIVVIDLGAKASIIRALRRSGFSVTVVPYHWAPEKIRELKPDGLLLSNGPGDPQALKPFLPGWVPLIRQIPTLGICLGHQLLALALGGDTERLPYGHRGSNHPVRECATGRVWITSQNHGYAVREDSLDPGEWEVTHRHVNDGTVEGIAHRKYPVMGVQFHPEARPGPTEANPLFDRFASLVLARKKVQVHG is encoded by the coding sequence ATGAGGGCCTACCTGGTATTGGACACGGGCGAGGTGTTTCCGGGCCAGTGGCTGGGACGGCCGGTGGAGACCCGGGGGGAGGTGGTTTTTACCACCGGCATGACCGGATACCAGGAGACCCTGACCGATCCCTCCTATGCGGGTCAGGTGATCACCTTCACCTACCCCCTGATCGGCAACTACGGGGTGATTCCGGGGGAAAGCGAAGGAAGGCGTCCCCTGTGCGCCGGCGCGGTGATGAGCGAAGTGTACGACGGTCCGGGGGGATCTCTGGGCGAGTGGCTTTCCAAGCAGGGGGTGCCTGCCATAGTGGGAGTGGACACCCGGGCCGTCGCGAAGCGGGTGCGGGACCGGGGATTGGTGCGGGGGGTGATCTCCGCTTCTCCCCGTCCCCCCCTCGGAGATTGGCCCGATCCGCGCTCGCTGGAGTGGGTGAGCCGGGCCGCGACGGAGAAGCCCCTCCATTTTCCCGGTGAGGCAGGCGCCCCCCATATCGTGGTGATCGATTTGGGAGCCAAGGCGTCCATCATCCGCGCCCTCCGCCGATCGGGGTTTTCCGTGACGGTGGTTCCGTACCACTGGGCGCCGGAGAAAATCCGGGAGTTGAAACCGGACGGACTGCTTCTCTCCAACGGTCCGGGGGACCCCCAGGCGCTGAAACCCTTTCTGCCGGGATGGGTTCCCCTGATCAGGCAAATTCCCACCCTGGGAATCTGCCTGGGACATCAGCTGTTGGCGCTCGCCCTGGGCGGGGATACGGAGAGGCTGCCTTACGGCCATCGGGGCAGCAACCACCCGGTGCGGGAATGCGCCACGGGCCGGGTCTGGATCACCTCGCAGAACCACGGTTACGCGGTCCGGGAGGATTCGCTGGATCCCGGGGAGTGGGAGGTGACGCACCGGCACGTCAACGACGGGACGGTGGAAGGCATCGCCCACCGGAAATACCCCGTGATGGGAGTGCAGTTCCATCCCGAAGCCCGTCCCGGACCGACGGAGGCGAACCCCCTGTTTGACCGGTTTGCTTCGCTAGTCTTGGCTAGGAAGAAGGTGCAGGTACATGGTTGA
- a CDS encoding acetylornithine transaminase — MLFPTYQRYDIRAARGEGAWLWDEAGRCWLDFTSGLAVCNLGHCHPRVTEAVQRQLETLWHVSNLFHIPLQEEVASVLTEASGLGAVFFCNSGAEANEAAIKLARKAARERREIERPKIITFEGSFHGRTLATLTATGQEKVKKGFAPLPEGFVTVPFGDLEAVKRAADDHAAAVMMELVQGEGGVRPADPAFVAELSRFCKEREILFIVDEVQTGMGRTGSLFAFERYGVTPDVVTLAKGLGNGIPVGAMMARPDLALVFGPGSHASTFGGNPVAMAAARAVLREIRRPELLENVRVQGERLLASLRDHLKGHPSVKEVRGLGLMVGIELAEEAAPVIRRARERGLLVLPAGPRVVRLLPPLIVTEEMVDRAVEILSDSVEALGVAGR, encoded by the coding sequence ATGTTGTTTCCCACATACCAACGGTATGATATCCGGGCGGCCAGGGGCGAAGGGGCCTGGCTCTGGGACGAGGCGGGCCGGTGCTGGCTGGATTTCACCTCGGGCCTGGCCGTCTGCAATCTGGGCCATTGCCATCCCCGGGTGACGGAGGCGGTTCAAAGGCAGCTGGAAACCCTGTGGCACGTCTCCAACCTGTTTCACATCCCGCTTCAGGAGGAAGTGGCCTCCGTCCTGACGGAGGCGAGCGGGCTCGGCGCCGTCTTCTTCTGCAACAGCGGGGCGGAGGCCAATGAGGCGGCGATCAAGCTGGCCCGCAAGGCGGCCCGGGAACGGCGGGAAATCGAGCGGCCGAAGATCATCACCTTTGAGGGCTCCTTCCATGGACGCACCCTGGCCACCCTGACCGCCACCGGACAGGAGAAAGTGAAAAAGGGTTTCGCTCCCCTGCCGGAGGGCTTTGTCACCGTCCCCTTCGGGGACCTGGAGGCGGTGAAGCGGGCGGCCGATGATCACGCCGCGGCGGTGATGATGGAGCTGGTCCAGGGAGAGGGCGGGGTCCGTCCCGCCGATCCGGCCTTCGTTGCGGAGCTGTCCCGTTTTTGCAAGGAACGGGAGATCCTGTTCATCGTGGACGAGGTGCAGACGGGGATGGGGCGCACCGGATCGCTCTTCGCCTTCGAGCGGTACGGCGTGACGCCGGACGTGGTCACTTTGGCCAAGGGGCTGGGCAACGGCATCCCCGTCGGCGCCATGATGGCCCGGCCCGATCTCGCCCTCGTGTTCGGTCCCGGCAGCCATGCCAGCACCTTCGGGGGAAACCCGGTGGCGATGGCCGCCGCCCGGGCCGTTTTGCGGGAAATCCGCCGTCCGGAGCTGCTGGAAAACGTCCGGGTGCAGGGGGAGCGCCTGCTTGCCTCCCTGCGGGACCATCTCAAGGGCCATCCTTCCGTGAAGGAGGTCCGGGGCCTGGGATTGATGGTCGGAATTGAACTTGCGGAAGAGGCGGCGCCAGTGATCCGCCGCGCCCGGGAGCGGGGACTGTTGGTGCTGCCGGCCGGCCCCCGGGTCGTCCGCCTGCTTCCTCCGCTGATCGTGACGGAGGAGATGGTCGACCGGGCCGTGGAGATTTTGTCCGATTCCGTGGAAGCGCTGGGGGTGGCGGGGCGATGA
- the argB gene encoding acetylglutamate kinase gives MADVPSVVIKIGGSVLERLHPSFYEACVSLNKRGVRVTVVHGGGPVINRLLERSGIRPRFVRGLRVTDAETLSWVQMALAGLVNKDLAARLQGAGASAVGLSGVDGRLIQVRQKDPSLGYVGEVTGVGADLLSSLLEKGWMPVVASLGVDEAGQIYNVNADTAAGAIARALGASRMVMVTDVPGIYASPEKKEGVLRTVTPAVVRGLIQSGKISGGMLPKVSAALSCLKGPVQEVLIVDGEKPISLDGTEEDGWNGTRIVQEEGADHVVSHIPTV, from the coding sequence GTGGCGGACGTGCCGAGTGTGGTCATAAAGATCGGGGGCAGCGTGCTGGAACGGCTTCATCCCAGCTTTTATGAAGCGTGTGTTTCTCTTAATAAGCGCGGCGTTCGGGTGACGGTGGTCCACGGCGGCGGTCCGGTGATCAACCGGCTGCTGGAGCGTTCGGGGATCCGTCCCCGTTTTGTCCGGGGGCTCCGGGTGACGGATGCGGAGACGCTGTCATGGGTGCAGATGGCCTTGGCCGGCCTGGTCAACAAGGATCTGGCGGCGCGGCTTCAAGGCGCCGGCGCCTCCGCCGTCGGCCTTTCGGGGGTGGACGGAAGGCTGATTCAGGTCCGGCAGAAGGACCCCTCTCTCGGTTATGTGGGGGAAGTGACCGGCGTGGGGGCGGATCTCCTTTCCTCCCTGCTGGAGAAGGGATGGATGCCGGTGGTCGCCTCCCTGGGCGTCGACGAAGCCGGACAGATATACAACGTCAACGCCGACACCGCGGCCGGCGCCATCGCCCGGGCCCTGGGCGCGTCCCGGATGGTGATGGTGACCGATGTTCCCGGGATCTATGCTTCTCCGGAGAAAAAGGAGGGCGTGCTCCGCACCGTGACGCCCGCCGTGGTCCGCGGTTTGATCCAAAGCGGCAAGATCAGCGGAGGAATGCTTCCCAAGGTGTCGGCGGCGCTCTCCTGCCTTAAGGGGCCGGTTCAGGAAGTGCTCATTGTCGACGGGGAAAAACCGATTTCCCTGGACGGAACGGAGGAGGATGGGTGGAACGGAACGCGCATCGTTCAGGAGGAGGGAGCCGATCATGTTGTTTCCCACATACCAACGGTATGA
- the argJ gene encoding bifunctional glutamate N-acetyltransferase/amino-acid acetyltransferase ArgJ yields MNGQGTQAIAAETGFEVVAEPSVTSPSGFVAGGVHAGLKRKKRDLGMIFCEVPASAAAVYTMNAFQAAPLKVTRDSLAVEGKLQAVVVNSGNANACTGERGWEDALKTRREAAGLLGIPEHRVAVASTGVIGEFLPMDRMVEGLGRLVKEVGKEGHLPFCESILTTDTCTKAAEVVLRVEGRPVRIAGAAKGSGMIHPRMATMLAFLTTDAVIDPRHLQHLLREVTDETFNMITVDGDCSTNDMVLAMASGRAGHSPLHPDHPEWAAFRAAFAHVARELAKMIARDGEGATRLVEVKVTGAASREMARRVAKGVAGSNLVKSAVYGADANWGRVFCAIGYSDPEVRTDAVDLYIGDIPVVRGSRPVAFDEEQVQARMKEEKVNFLIDLRQGEHEAVAWGCDLTYEYVRINACYRT; encoded by the coding sequence ATGAACGGGCAGGGGACGCAGGCGATTGCCGCGGAAACGGGCTTTGAGGTCGTGGCGGAGCCGTCGGTGACTTCCCCTTCCGGGTTTGTCGCCGGGGGGGTGCACGCGGGTCTGAAAAGGAAAAAACGGGATCTGGGCATGATCTTCTGCGAGGTTCCCGCCTCCGCCGCGGCGGTCTACACCATGAACGCCTTTCAGGCCGCCCCCCTGAAGGTGACCCGGGACAGTTTGGCGGTGGAGGGAAAACTGCAGGCCGTCGTGGTCAACAGCGGCAATGCCAATGCGTGCACGGGCGAAAGGGGATGGGAGGATGCCCTGAAGACGCGCAGGGAGGCGGCCGGATTGCTCGGCATTCCCGAACACCGGGTCGCCGTGGCCTCCACCGGCGTGATCGGGGAGTTCCTGCCGATGGACCGCATGGTGGAAGGGCTGGGCCGGTTGGTGAAGGAGGTGGGGAAGGAGGGGCATCTCCCCTTTTGTGAATCGATCCTGACCACCGACACCTGCACCAAGGCGGCCGAGGTGGTCCTGAGGGTGGAGGGACGTCCGGTGCGCATCGCCGGGGCGGCCAAGGGCTCCGGAATGATTCACCCCCGGATGGCCACGATGCTGGCCTTCCTCACCACCGATGCAGTGATCGACCCGCGTCACCTGCAACATTTGCTCCGGGAAGTGACCGATGAAACCTTCAACATGATCACCGTGGACGGGGACTGCAGCACCAATGACATGGTGCTGGCCATGGCCAGCGGACGGGCCGGCCATTCTCCCCTCCATCCGGATCATCCCGAATGGGCGGCGTTCCGGGCGGCGTTTGCCCACGTGGCCCGGGAGTTGGCCAAGATGATCGCCCGGGACGGGGAAGGGGCCACCCGGCTGGTGGAAGTGAAGGTCACCGGCGCCGCTTCCCGGGAGATGGCGCGGCGGGTGGCTAAGGGCGTGGCCGGTTCCAATCTGGTCAAATCGGCGGTTTACGGGGCCGACGCCAACTGGGGAAGAGTCTTTTGCGCCATCGGTTACTCCGACCCGGAGGTGAGGACGGATGCCGTCGACCTGTACATCGGGGACATTCCGGTGGTGCGGGGAAGCAGGCCCGTCGCCTTCGACGAGGAGCAGGTGCAGGCCCGCATGAAGGAGGAGAAAGTGAATTTCCTCATCGATCTTCGTCAGGGAGAACATGAAGCGGTGGCCTGGGGATGCGATCTCACGTACGAGTACGTTCGGATCAATGCCTGTTACCGCACCTGA
- the argC gene encoding N-acetyl-gamma-glutamyl-phosphate reductase, which produces MNTVVIGSTGYGGVELIRLLENHPEARIGALVSSSQPREPLRAVYPHLSHMEETLEELDPDRLCEAGEVIFFATPPGVSSRWAPRFAERGKVCIDLSGDFRLTGEAYRRWYGREPAPGDWLERAVYGLSEWYAEQIRSASLISNPGCYPTASLLALIPLLRERAIDPDTIVIDAKSGVSGAGRGLKLNTLFCEVNENLRPYRVDAHQHTPEIERYASEAWGSPVRVTFIPHLVPMNRGILITLTARAAEGWTRRRLEEMYRGIYQAAPFVRIRPENDWPGTKQVQGSNYCDLAVHLDERTGRVIVMSVIDNLVKGAAGQAVQNLNLRMGWDETAGLEGLPLYP; this is translated from the coding sequence GTGAACACCGTGGTGATCGGGTCGACAGGGTACGGAGGGGTGGAGCTGATCCGACTCCTTGAGAACCATCCCGAGGCCCGGATCGGCGCCCTGGTCTCCTCCTCGCAGCCTCGTGAGCCGCTCAGGGCGGTTTATCCGCATCTGTCCCACATGGAGGAGACCCTGGAGGAGCTGGACCCGGACCGCCTGTGCGAGGCGGGGGAGGTGATCTTTTTCGCCACCCCTCCCGGCGTCAGCAGCCGGTGGGCGCCCCGGTTTGCGGAGCGGGGAAAGGTGTGCATCGACCTGTCCGGCGATTTCCGCTTGACGGGTGAGGCGTACAGGCGGTGGTACGGTCGGGAGCCCGCTCCCGGGGACTGGCTGGAACGGGCGGTTTACGGATTGTCGGAATGGTACGCGGAACAAATCCGGAGCGCTTCGCTCATCTCCAATCCGGGTTGTTATCCCACCGCCTCACTCCTGGCGCTGATTCCCCTTCTGAGGGAACGGGCCATCGATCCGGACACGATCGTGATCGATGCCAAGTCGGGCGTGTCCGGCGCGGGGAGAGGGCTGAAGCTGAACACGCTCTTCTGCGAAGTCAACGAGAATCTGCGTCCGTACCGGGTGGATGCCCACCAACACACCCCGGAGATCGAACGGTACGCCTCGGAGGCGTGGGGGAGCCCGGTTCGCGTCACCTTCATTCCCCATCTGGTGCCGATGAACAGGGGAATTCTCATCACCCTGACGGCCCGCGCGGCGGAAGGATGGACCCGCCGCCGGCTGGAGGAGATGTACCGCGGGATTTATCAGGCGGCTCCCTTTGTGAGAATCCGGCCGGAGAACGATTGGCCGGGGACGAAACAGGTCCAGGGGAGCAACTATTGCGATCTGGCCGTCCATCTGGACGAGCGGACCGGCCGGGTCATCGTCATGTCGGTCATCGACAATCTGGTCAAGGGAGCCGCCGGCCAGGCCGTCCAAAACCTCAACCTGCGCATGGGTTGGGACGAGACGGCGGGGCTGGAGGGGCTTCCCCTCTATCCGTAA
- a CDS encoding c-type cytochrome encodes MSNRWWKRMLVGGALLWVLTGCGGGTDQETQPSDQGETPAQEETAPDAGDGAAVDAEVKAVYDNNCASCHGANLEGGFGPALTNTGSKYSKEEIDDIIKNGKGQMPAQTQLSDAERESLSAWLAEQK; translated from the coding sequence ATGAGCAATCGATGGTGGAAGCGCATGTTGGTCGGAGGTGCCCTGTTGTGGGTTTTGACCGGTTGCGGCGGAGGCACGGATCAGGAAACGCAACCCTCTGACCAGGGGGAAACCCCCGCCCAGGAAGAAACAGCACCGGATGCCGGCGACGGGGCGGCGGTGGACGCCGAGGTCAAGGCGGTTTATGACAACAATTGCGCCAGCTGTCACGGCGCCAACCTGGAGGGAGGTTTCGGCCCGGCCTTGACCAACACCGGATCGAAGTATTCCAAGGAAGAGATCGATGACATCATCAAGAACGGCAAGGGGCAGATGCCGGCGCAAACCCAGCTCTCCGACGCCGAGCGGGAATCCCTGTCCGCGTGGCTGGCGGAACAGAAGTGA